A single window of Nicotiana sylvestris chromosome 5, ASM39365v2, whole genome shotgun sequence DNA harbors:
- the LOC138868860 gene encoding uncharacterized protein: MAPYEALYGRQCRSPMDWFESGESRLLVTDLVQDALNKVKLIQERLRMAQSRQKSYVDRKVRDVSYMVGEKVLLKVSPMKDVMRFGKKSKLSPRFIGPFEVL; this comes from the coding sequence atggctccgtatgaggctttgtatgggaggcagtgtagatctccaatggattggtttgagtcgggtgagtcTAGGCTACTAGTtactgacttggttcaggatgctttgaacaaagttaaattgattcaggagcggcttcgcatGGCGCAGTCAAGGCAGAAGAGCTATGTCGATAGGAAGGTCCGTGATGtttcttacatggttggggagaaggtcttgctgaaggtttcacccatgaaggatgttatgaggttcgggaagaagagcaagttgagccctcggtttattgggccttttgaggtactttag